GCTGGCGGTAATTATGATGTTTACCGGTCACTTCGCCTTCTTTACTTACCTGCGTCCATTCCTGGAAAGTGCCGCGCAGCTTAACGTCAATCAGCTGTCGCTGGTGCTGCTGGCGTTTGGTGTGGCGAACTTCTTCGGTACCTCGCTGGCGGGTTATCTGGTGACGCGCAGCGTGTCGCTGACTCTGAGCGGTATGGCGCTGCTGATGAGCGTCACTGCGCTGGTGCTGGTGAGCTTCGGCGGCGTCTCGTGGCTGGTGGCGGCAGGTGTCGCGGTATGGGGACTGGCATTTGGTTCGATGCCGACCGGCTGGTCAACCTGGATTTCCCGTGCCGTACCGGATGACGCGGAATCCGGTGGTGGCCTGCTGGTGGCGACGATTCAGCTGGCGATCACCGCCGGTGCTGCTGCCGGTGGCTGGATGTTCGATTTGCAGGGCGCAGGCGGGGTATTCCTCTCCAGCGGTGTACTGATGTTGCTGGCGGCGATAACCATTTTCACCCGCGTGCGGCATCACGGCTAGCGATAACCCTGTAACGGCGCGATAAATCGCGCCGTTACGGTTCTAAACCTCCACCAATCACAGCGATAAATCCTGCCTTTTAACTAAAACGCAGATTATTAACACTGCGTGCAAAAGCTAACCATAACGTGCTTTTTATGGTCAGTTTTTTTGAATGATAACCGCAAATCTCTCCGCTTTTTGTTGATCAATTTTCGGCCTATTATTTATCTCAACAAGGCGATGACGCCTTACCTAATCAAATATTGACCGAGGAATTGACCATGAAATCTATCAAAACTTTTGCTGCTGTTGTTGCTCTTTCCGTCCTGCCTTTCGCCAGCTTTGCTCAGAGCGTGACGGCTACCGCGTCGACTCTGGACGGTGCTGAAGCGAAAATTGCTGCTCAGGCACAAGAAGCTGGTGCTTCCTATAAAGTGACAGAAGCCACCTTCAACAACGGCGTGCACATGACCGCTGAACTGACTAAATAAGTCAGTTAACAATCTGTGCTGACAGGGCGCCTCCGGGCGCCCTGGCCGCGTTTAAGCAGATAAAATCCTGTCGCTTTCTTTCGTAAATGATTACTATTCGCAAAAATAAAATCCTTCGTCGGCCTGCCTCGGGCTGCTTTTAACCATCTGGTTGCAATGTCGGGCTTTCATTCACTGCCGTGAGGCGGTGGTTTTGCTATGGAGAAGTCATGAAAGCGAATAAAACTGTGCAGTGGGCGCTGCGTCCACTGTTTCTGGCGACAGCCCTGTTTTCTACCTCTGCGGTAATGGCGGCAGATGCTCAGGAATTGAATCAGCCGATCTCGAAAGGTGCCTATGAACTGGCGTTCAGCAACAGCGATAACGCGCTGTTCCTGGCCACGTCACAAAATGCCACCAACGAAAAAGGCGGCACCGTCTATCGTCTCGACCCGCAAAGTCTGGCGGTAAAACAAACCATCGATACCGACCTGAAAGCCTTCGGTGCCACCATCAACCCCAAAACCAATGTCCTCTACATCGGTAACACCGTGAATGCGGCGGTGACGGCGGTGGATGCCACCAGCGGCAAGGTACTGAATACCCTGGTGCTGGATGGCCGCAAGCGCAGCGAAGATGTGCGTCCGCTGCAACCGCGTGAGCTGGTAGCCGATGCGGCGACTGACCGCGTGTATATCA
This genomic stretch from Pantoea cypripedii harbors:
- a CDS encoding DUF1471 domain-containing protein; its protein translation is MKSIKTFAAVVALSVLPFASFAQSVTATASTLDGAEAKIAAQAQEAGASYKVTEATFNNGVHMTAELTK